In one Pseudomonas sp. 31-12 genomic region, the following are encoded:
- a CDS encoding aspartate aminotransferase family protein, with product MTTPRETRDYQAADAAHHIHAFVDQKALNDEGPRVMVRGERLHLWDNDGRRYLDGMSGLWCTNLGYGRKDLAAAATRQLEQLPYYNMFFHTTHPQVIELSELLFSLLPGHYSHAIYTNSGSEANEVLIRTVRRYWTILGKPEKKIMIGRWNGYHGSTLAATALGGMKFMHEMGGMLPDIEHIDEPYFFAHEGNLTPVEFGLRAAQQLEAKILELGADKVAGFIAEPFQGAGGMIFPPESYWPEIQRICRKYDVLLCADEVIGGFGRTGEWFAHEHFGFEPDTLSIAKGLTSGYIPMGGLILSKKMAQVLVEQGGVFAHGLTYSGHPVAAAVAIANLTALRDEGVVTRVKDDIGPYLQQCLREVFGNHPLVGDIQGVGMVAALQLAEDKTSRKRFANENDIAWRCRTIGFEEGVIIRSTLGRMIMAPALIASREEIDELVGKTLKAVDRTAQEYGRL from the coding sequence ATGACCACACCACGTGAAACCCGCGACTACCAGGCCGCCGACGCTGCGCACCACATCCACGCATTCGTCGATCAAAAAGCGCTCAACGACGAAGGGCCGCGGGTGATGGTCCGCGGCGAGCGCCTGCACCTGTGGGACAACGATGGGCGGCGTTACCTCGACGGCATGTCCGGGTTGTGGTGCACCAACCTCGGTTACGGGCGCAAGGACCTGGCCGCTGCGGCGACCCGGCAGCTCGAGCAATTGCCGTACTACAACATGTTTTTCCACACCACCCACCCGCAGGTGATCGAGCTTTCGGAGCTGCTGTTCAGCCTGTTGCCGGGGCACTACAGCCACGCGATCTACACCAACTCCGGCTCCGAAGCCAACGAGGTGTTGATCCGTACTGTGCGGCGTTATTGGACGATCCTCGGCAAGCCCGAGAAGAAAATCATGATCGGTCGCTGGAACGGTTACCACGGCTCGACGCTGGCGGCGACGGCGCTCGGTGGCATGAAGTTCATGCACGAAATGGGCGGCATGCTCCCCGACATCGAACACATCGATGAACCGTACTTTTTCGCCCACGAGGGCAACCTGACGCCGGTCGAATTCGGCCTGCGGGCGGCGCAGCAACTGGAAGCGAAGATTCTCGAACTGGGCGCGGACAAGGTCGCCGGGTTTATCGCCGAACCGTTCCAGGGCGCGGGCGGGATGATCTTTCCACCCGAAAGTTACTGGCCGGAGATCCAGCGGATCTGCCGTAAGTACGATGTGCTGTTGTGCGCGGATGAAGTGATCGGTGGCTTCGGTCGTACCGGCGAATGGTTTGCCCACGAACACTTCGGTTTCGAGCCGGATACCTTGTCCATCGCCAAGGGTTTGACCTCGGGTTACATCCCGATGGGCGGGTTGATTCTGTCGAAGAAAATGGCTCAGGTGCTGGTGGAGCAGGGCGGGGTATTTGCCCACGGCCTGACCTATTCCGGGCACCCGGTGGCAGCGGCCGTGGCGATTGCCAACCTCACGGCGTTGCGTGATGAAGGCGTGGTAACGCGGGTGAAGGATGACATCGGGCCGTACTTGCAACAGTGCCTGCGCGAGGTGTTCGGCAATCACCCGTTGGTGGGCGATATTCAGGGTGTCGGCATGGTCGCGGCGTTGCAATTGGCCGAGGACAAAACCAGTCGCAAGCGCTTTGCCAATGAGAACGACATCGCCTGGCGTTGCCGCACGATCGGCTTTGAAGAGGGCGTGATTATTCGCTCGACGTTGGGGCGGATGATCATGGCGCCGGCATTGATTGCCAGTCGGGAAGAAATCGATGAGCTGGTCGGCAAGACCCTGAAAGCGGTTGATCGTACGGCTCAGGAATACGGCCGGCTCTGA
- a CDS encoding aldehyde dehydrogenase, which yields MFELAYWQNKAAALRFPDLAVIDGKPRSAQSGQTFAAINPATGQRLANVTACGDEEVDAAVRNARRVFEAGIWSARSPSERKQVLLRLAELIMTHREELALLDSLNMGKPVMDAYNIDVPGAAGVFRWYAESLDKLYDQIAPSAQNVLATITREALGVVAAVVPWNFPLDMAAWKLAPALAAGNSVILKPAEQSPFSALRLAELALEAGLPPGVLNVLPGLGEQTGKALGLHPDVDCLVFTGSTEVGKYFMQYSAQSNLKQVWLECGGKSANLVFADCQDLDLAAEKAAFGIFFNQGEVCSANSRLLVQRSIHDEFVERLKVQAERWQPGDPLDPSSSAGAIVDSRQTARIMKFIQQAERLGATKVCGGRQSIFNGSDNFIQPTIFTGVSPDMPLFREEVFGPVLAVTAFDDEAHALQLANDSVYGLAASLWTDDLNRAHRVARQLRAGTVSVNCVDALDVTVPFGGGKQSGFGRDLSLHSFDKYTQLKTTWFQLRA from the coding sequence GTGTTCGAGCTTGCATACTGGCAAAACAAAGCCGCTGCGCTGCGGTTTCCCGATCTGGCCGTGATCGACGGCAAACCCCGTTCGGCACAGTCGGGGCAGACCTTTGCGGCGATCAACCCCGCCACTGGCCAGCGCTTGGCTAACGTGACCGCTTGCGGTGATGAAGAGGTGGACGCGGCGGTACGCAATGCGCGGCGAGTGTTCGAGGCCGGCATCTGGTCAGCACGTTCGCCCAGTGAGCGCAAACAAGTGTTGCTGCGCCTGGCTGAGCTGATCATGACCCACCGCGAAGAGCTGGCGCTGCTCGACTCGCTGAACATGGGCAAACCGGTGATGGACGCCTACAACATCGACGTGCCAGGCGCCGCCGGGGTGTTTCGCTGGTACGCCGAAAGCCTCGACAAACTCTACGACCAGATCGCCCCCAGCGCGCAAAACGTGCTGGCGACCATCACCCGCGAAGCGCTGGGCGTGGTCGCCGCCGTGGTGCCGTGGAACTTCCCGCTGGACATGGCCGCGTGGAAACTCGCACCCGCGCTGGCGGCGGGCAATTCCGTGATCCTCAAACCCGCCGAGCAGTCACCGTTCTCCGCGTTGCGTCTGGCCGAGCTGGCGCTGGAAGCCGGTCTGCCGCCCGGCGTGCTGAACGTGCTGCCGGGCCTCGGCGAGCAGACCGGCAAAGCCCTCGGTTTGCACCCGGACGTCGATTGCCTGGTGTTCACCGGCTCCACCGAAGTCGGCAAATATTTCATGCAGTATTCCGCGCAGTCGAACCTGAAACAGGTGTGGCTGGAGTGCGGCGGCAAGAGCGCCAATCTGGTGTTCGCCGATTGCCAGGACCTTGACTTGGCTGCCGAGAAAGCCGCGTTCGGGATCTTCTTCAATCAGGGCGAAGTGTGTTCGGCCAACTCGCGGTTGCTGGTGCAACGTTCGATTCATGATGAGTTCGTCGAGCGGCTCAAAGTGCAGGCCGAACGCTGGCAACCGGGTGATCCACTGGACCCGTCGAGCAGCGCCGGGGCGATTGTCGACAGCCGCCAGACCGCGCGCATCATGAAGTTCATCCAGCAGGCCGAACGCCTCGGCGCAACCAAGGTGTGCGGCGGCCGGCAGTCGATTTTCAACGGCTCCGACAACTTCATTCAGCCGACGATTTTTACCGGCGTCAGCCCGGACATGCCGCTGTTTCGCGAGGAAGTGTTCGGCCCAGTGCTGGCGGTTACGGCGTTCGATGACGAGGCCCATGCGTTGCAACTGGCCAACGACAGCGTCTACGGCTTGGCGGCTTCGCTGTGGACCGACGACCTCAACCGCGCCCACCGTGTGGCGCGGCAATTGCGAGCGGGCACGGTGTCGGTCAACTGCGTTGATGCGCTCGACGTGACCGTGCCTTTCGGCGGCGGCAAACAGTCCGGTTTCGGGCGCGACCTGTCGCTGCACTCGTTCGATAAATACACCCAGTTGAAGACCACCTGGTTTCAGCTGCGCGCATAA
- a CDS encoding YciC family protein: MNSFDVLRDSLYFFKRNLGQIVRLCLPLVIFEALLQQVVDRSTEPDSFPGISVMVGLLVYPLYTAALILFLDARSRGESPSTRELLSRSAYLWPRFALLTALNTLLILIGLSLYFLPGIWLMVTLAFGEYLLVLRGLAPLAAMKESLRLTRGHFLRILVCILCVMGPLWVLRGATLAIYPEPQNPVISLLIDSAHSFLQLFTSVVVFRLFMLIADAPEKIDRPL, encoded by the coding sequence ATGAATTCGTTCGATGTACTGCGTGACTCTCTGTATTTCTTCAAGCGCAATCTGGGCCAGATTGTGCGGTTGTGCCTGCCGCTGGTGATCTTCGAAGCGCTGCTGCAACAAGTGGTTGATCGCTCCACCGAGCCGGACAGTTTCCCCGGCATCAGCGTGATGGTCGGCTTGCTGGTCTATCCGCTGTACACCGCCGCATTGATCCTGTTTCTGGATGCCCGCAGCCGTGGCGAATCGCCAAGCACCCGCGAGCTGCTGTCGAGGTCGGCGTACCTGTGGCCGCGCTTCGCCCTGCTCACCGCCCTCAACACCTTGCTGATCCTGATCGGCCTGTCGCTGTATTTCCTGCCGGGCATCTGGCTGATGGTGACCCTGGCGTTTGGCGAATACTTGCTGGTGCTGCGCGGCCTGGCCCCGTTGGCGGCGATGAAGGAAAGCTTGCGCCTGACCCGCGGCCATTTCCTGCGCATCCTGGTGTGCATCCTGTGTGTGATGGGCCCGTTGTGGGTGCTCAGGGGCGCAACCCTCGCGATTTACCCGGAGCCGCAGAACCCGGTCATTTCGCTGCTGATCGACAGCGCGCACAGCTTCTTGCAACTGTTCACCAGCGTGGTGGTGTTCCGGTTGTTCATGCTGATTGCCGATGCGCCCGAGAAAATTGATCGACCGCTCTGA
- a CDS encoding ABC transporter substrate-binding protein — translation MIKSLLNRVAHPLAVTAIAATVATSAQAGTLSIGHTTWVGYGTLYLARDLGYFKEGGLTVELPVVEEASMYMAAQASGELSGSASTIDEVLKYRPQFCFKAVAALDDSHGGDGVLVGKDIKSLQELKGKAVAVNEGSTSQFWLSYLLKKHGMSMSDITVQNMTADDAATAFIAGRVPAAVTWEPHLSMVRNKQQGKVLIDSSSTPGVIVDVVALNCTVIEKQPEDVKALVAGLYKAVQYTKDHPEEAYKIMAKGVGGYLADPKELAAAAKGVRFYDQAMSEKLLGSPGKPGDSEPLIKLANETASELQGKPYNVSNDDLIDNRFVSPL, via the coding sequence ATGATCAAGTCCTTGCTTAACCGCGTCGCTCATCCACTGGCGGTCACCGCCATCGCCGCGACGGTCGCCACCAGCGCCCAGGCCGGCACCCTGTCCATCGGCCACACCACGTGGGTCGGCTACGGCACCCTCTATCTCGCTCGGGACCTTGGCTACTTCAAGGAAGGCGGTTTGACCGTCGAATTGCCCGTCGTCGAGGAAGCTTCGATGTACATGGCTGCGCAGGCGTCTGGCGAGTTGTCGGGCTCGGCGTCGACCATCGACGAAGTGCTCAAGTACCGCCCGCAATTCTGCTTCAAAGCCGTAGCCGCACTCGATGACAGCCATGGTGGCGACGGTGTTCTGGTGGGCAAGGACATCAAGAGTCTGCAAGAGCTGAAAGGCAAGGCGGTGGCGGTGAACGAAGGGTCGACCTCGCAGTTCTGGCTGTCGTACTTGCTGAAAAAACACGGCATGAGCATGAGCGACATTACCGTGCAGAACATGACGGCTGACGATGCCGCCACCGCGTTCATCGCCGGTCGTGTACCGGCCGCCGTGACCTGGGAGCCGCACCTGTCGATGGTCCGCAACAAGCAACAAGGCAAGGTGCTGATCGACAGCAGCAGCACGCCTGGCGTGATTGTCGATGTGGTCGCGCTCAACTGCACCGTCATCGAAAAACAACCGGAAGACGTCAAGGCGTTGGTCGCCGGTCTGTACAAAGCGGTGCAGTACACCAAGGACCATCCGGAAGAGGCCTACAAAATCATGGCCAAAGGCGTCGGCGGTTACCTTGCCGATCCGAAGGAGCTGGCCGCCGCCGCGAAGGGCGTGCGTTTCTACGATCAGGCCATGAGCGAGAAACTCCTCGGTTCACCGGGCAAGCCGGGCGACAGCGAACCGCTGATCAAACTGGCCAATGAGACCGCCAGCGAATTGCAGGGCAAACCCTACAACGTCAGCAATGACGACCTGATCGACAACCGCTTCGTCAGCCCGCTGTAG
- a CDS encoding ABC transporter ATP-binding protein encodes MGSVSAVNPRFVTPTAAPVQAAPRLQVDKVSLRYQKPDGGMFTALEQVSFEVPDQQFAVLVGPSGCGKSSLLYLTAGLNEPTEGEIYVGGQQVQGPGADRGMVFQSYTLFPWLTVRQNVEFGLKRRGMAAAQRKEIVDYYVNEVGLTGFADNYAKQLSGGMMQRVAIARALANDPQILLMDEPFGALDSQTRLQMQQLLLRVWGNSKKTVLFVTHDIDEAILLGDRVYVMGARPGRIKQILDVPIERPRTLDMVMERSFIEMKRKIFGLLHDDLEEVH; translated from the coding sequence ATGGGCTCAGTAAGCGCCGTCAACCCGCGTTTCGTCACACCCACGGCCGCCCCGGTGCAGGCCGCGCCACGGCTGCAAGTGGACAAGGTCAGCCTGCGCTATCAGAAGCCTGACGGCGGCATGTTCACCGCGCTGGAGCAGGTGTCGTTCGAAGTGCCGGATCAACAATTTGCCGTGCTGGTCGGGCCGTCGGGCTGCGGCAAGTCGAGTTTGCTGTACCTCACGGCGGGTCTGAATGAGCCAACCGAAGGCGAAATCTACGTCGGCGGCCAGCAAGTGCAAGGGCCCGGCGCAGATCGCGGCATGGTGTTCCAGAGCTATACGTTGTTCCCGTGGCTGACCGTGCGGCAGAACGTCGAGTTCGGCCTCAAGCGGCGCGGCATGGCGGCGGCTCAGCGCAAGGAGATCGTCGATTACTACGTCAATGAAGTGGGCCTGACCGGGTTCGCCGACAACTACGCCAAGCAGTTGTCCGGCGGCATGATGCAGCGCGTCGCCATCGCTCGGGCGCTGGCCAACGACCCGCAGATCCTGCTGATGGATGAGCCGTTCGGCGCGCTCGACAGCCAGACGCGCCTGCAAATGCAGCAGCTGTTGTTACGGGTCTGGGGCAACAGCAAGAAGACCGTGTTGTTCGTGACTCACGATATCGACGAGGCGATTTTGCTGGGGGATCGGGTCTACGTGATGGGCGCCAGGCCTGGGCGGATCAAGCAGATTCTGGACGTGCCGATCGAACGCCCACGGACCTTGGACATGGTCATGGAACGTTCGTTTATCGAGATGAAGCGCAAAATCTTCGGGCTATTGCATGACGATCTGGAGGAGGTTCATTGA
- a CDS encoding ABC transporter permease, with the protein MFKRNSWLSRCITPKTGLPVQVIWGASGLAWVLLIGLWAGLSYGGVVPGMFLPTPGAVAEAAVRLSRDGTLGLHVWASLEVVMVGFIVSSLVAVPLGLLMGSFRIVQAFLEPMVNFIRYLPVTSFVPLFILWIGIGLEQRVSVIIFGVFFQQLVMIADVSKGISKDLINASYTLGSTRRDAVLHVIAPASLPGVLDTLRVTMGWAWTYLVVAELVAASSGLGYLSLKAMRGFQVDVIFLAIAIIGLLGLVTDQLFRFLRLRIAAWAQ; encoded by the coding sequence ATGTTCAAGCGCAATTCATGGTTGAGCCGCTGCATCACGCCCAAGACCGGATTGCCGGTGCAGGTGATCTGGGGCGCGAGCGGCCTGGCCTGGGTGTTGTTGATCGGCCTGTGGGCCGGGTTGTCTTACGGCGGCGTGGTGCCGGGCATGTTCCTGCCGACACCGGGCGCGGTGGCCGAGGCCGCCGTGCGCCTGAGCCGCGACGGCACCCTTGGCCTGCATGTGTGGGCCAGTCTCGAAGTGGTGATGGTCGGTTTCATTGTCTCGTCGCTGGTGGCCGTGCCGTTGGGGTTGCTGATGGGCAGCTTCCGTATCGTCCAGGCGTTCCTTGAGCCGATGGTCAATTTCATCCGCTACCTGCCGGTGACCTCGTTCGTGCCGCTGTTCATTCTGTGGATCGGCATCGGTCTGGAACAGCGGGTGTCGGTGATCATCTTCGGCGTGTTTTTCCAGCAACTGGTGATGATTGCGGACGTGTCCAAGGGCATCTCCAAGGACCTGATCAACGCGTCCTACACCTTGGGTTCGACCCGCCGCGATGCGGTGCTGCACGTGATCGCCCCGGCGTCGTTGCCGGGTGTGCTCGATACCTTGCGCGTGACCATGGGCTGGGCGTGGACCTATCTGGTGGTCGCCGAGCTGGTCGCCGCGTCCAGTGGTTTGGGTTACTTGAGCCTGAAAGCCATGCGCGGTTTTCAAGTGGATGTGATTTTCCTGGCCATCGCGATCATCGGCCTGCTGGGCCTGGTCACCGATCAACTGTTCCGTTTCCTACGTCTGAGGATTGCCGCATGGGCTCAGTAA
- a CDS encoding LysR substrate-binding domain-containing protein encodes MAAYNLRQLKYFITTVECGSVAEASRKLYIAQPAISTAIKGLEDSFGVQLLIRHHAQGVSLTPSGARFYRKAQELLRMAKEFEQNALADNDVVAGQIDIGCFETVAPLYLPQLIAGFSALYPGVKIRIRDGEQQELVQGLTSGTFDLAILYEHELDATIQTEPLMPAQRPYALLPADHRFAQLKQVSLRDLCLEPMILLDVQPSRTYFVSLFEELNLSPNIAFSSPSIEMVRGMVGQGFGFSILVTRPHSECTYDGKKVVCVDIVEDVTGSGLVAAWLKRGQLTKPAQLFADYCREQLTAKAGT; translated from the coding sequence GTGGCTGCCTACAACCTGCGTCAATTGAAGTACTTCATCACCACCGTCGAATGCGGCAGCGTCGCCGAAGCTTCGCGCAAGCTGTACATCGCCCAACCGGCGATCTCCACGGCGATCAAAGGCCTGGAAGACAGCTTCGGCGTGCAATTGCTGATCCGCCATCACGCCCAGGGCGTGTCGCTGACACCGAGCGGTGCGCGCTTTTATCGCAAGGCCCAGGAACTGCTGCGCATGGCCAAGGAGTTCGAACAGAACGCCCTGGCCGACAACGACGTGGTGGCCGGGCAAATCGATATCGGCTGTTTCGAAACGGTCGCGCCGCTGTACCTGCCGCAGTTGATTGCCGGGTTCTCGGCGCTATACCCGGGGGTGAAAATCCGCATTCGCGACGGCGAGCAGCAAGAGCTGGTGCAAGGCCTGACCTCCGGTACTTTCGACCTGGCGATCCTCTATGAACACGAACTCGACGCCACGATTCAGACCGAACCGCTGATGCCGGCGCAGCGGCCTTATGCGTTGCTGCCGGCGGATCATCGCTTTGCCCAACTCAAGCAAGTGTCGCTGCGCGATCTGTGCCTGGAGCCGATGATTCTGCTGGACGTGCAACCGAGCCGGACCTACTTCGTCAGCCTGTTCGAAGAACTGAACCTGTCGCCGAACATTGCCTTCAGCTCACCGTCGATCGAGATGGTCCGGGGCATGGTCGGGCAAGGGTTCGGCTTCTCGATCCTGGTGACGCGGCCGCATTCGGAATGCACCTACGACGGGAAGAAGGTGGTGTGCGTGGACATTGTCGAAGACGTCACCGGCTCAGGATTGGTGGCGGCGTGGCTCAAACGCGGGCAACTGACCAAACCGGCGCAGTTGTTTGCGGATTACTGCCGGGAGCAGCTGACTGCCAAAGCCGGAACCTGA
- a CDS encoding endonuclease/exonuclease/phosphatase family protein produces MTRLLRYTLLGLLIAAGLIALLIYNLTWRPEAKEALPVSCSTQAPTLVPGQALKVMTWNVQYLAGKRYVFWNDLAQGDDESPTAEDMAFSLDEVARVIRDEQPDVVLLQELDDNAKATDYQNQFKLLQERVADLYPCSAHAFDWKADFVPQPHIFGSVGRQLATLSRFQIEHAERLQLPVAPANIISRQFKPKNALLVTYLRLNDGGQIAVLNTHLDRVIQPDETLQAQVTAVTKVLDKFESRGTPWLIGGDFNLLPLGQYRRLPEEQRTPYSADSALHVLWDKYPMIPTNNEASGVDRARWLTHYPNDPGLNGPDRTVDYLFYSPRIKRVEAMVRQDDTLRISDHLPVIARFLLPAVP; encoded by the coding sequence ATGACCCGTCTACTGCGCTACACCCTGCTGGGCCTGCTGATCGCGGCAGGCCTGATTGCCTTACTCATCTACAACCTGACCTGGCGTCCCGAAGCCAAGGAAGCGTTACCGGTCAGCTGCAGCACTCAGGCGCCCACGCTGGTACCCGGCCAAGCGCTGAAAGTGATGACCTGGAACGTCCAGTACCTGGCGGGTAAACGCTACGTGTTCTGGAATGACCTGGCGCAAGGCGACGACGAAAGCCCCACCGCCGAAGACATGGCCTTCAGCCTCGATGAAGTGGCGCGGGTGATTCGCGACGAGCAACCGGACGTGGTGCTGTTGCAGGAACTGGATGACAACGCCAAGGCCACCGATTACCAGAACCAGTTCAAACTGCTTCAGGAACGGGTCGCCGACCTTTATCCGTGCAGCGCTCACGCCTTCGATTGGAAAGCCGACTTCGTACCACAGCCGCACATCTTCGGCAGCGTCGGCCGGCAACTGGCAACCCTCAGCCGTTTCCAGATCGAACACGCCGAGCGCCTGCAATTGCCGGTCGCGCCGGCCAACATCATCAGCCGCCAGTTCAAACCGAAAAACGCCTTGCTGGTGACTTACCTGCGGTTGAACGACGGCGGGCAGATCGCGGTGCTCAATACCCATCTGGACCGCGTCATCCAGCCTGATGAAACCCTGCAAGCCCAGGTAACCGCCGTAACCAAGGTGCTCGACAAGTTTGAAAGCCGGGGCACCCCGTGGCTGATCGGCGGCGACTTCAACCTGTTGCCCCTGGGCCAGTATCGACGCCTGCCCGAAGAACAACGCACGCCCTACTCCGCCGACAGCGCGCTGCATGTGCTGTGGGACAAATACCCGATGATCCCGACCAACAACGAAGCGAGCGGTGTTGATCGGGCACGGTGGCTGACCCACTACCCGAACGATCCAGGCTTGAACGGCCCGGACCGGACGGTGGATTACCTTTTCTACAGCCCGCGGATCAAACGGGTCGAGGCCATGGTGAGGCAGGACGATACCTTGCGGATCTCCGATCATTTGCCGGTGATTGCGCGGTTCCTACTGCCTGCGGTCCCCTAG